The following proteins come from a genomic window of Blastococcus sp. HT6-30:
- a CDS encoding DUF3618 domain-containing protein — protein sequence MTSSDPDVIRRQIEDTRRELSYDVDALNEKVNPSRVMDRRVTAAKGRVSSLRDKVMGTAHDTTSAAHGKASNAAGTVQDTASNAAGTVQDAASNAAGSVQHAASSAVGAVQQAPETITRQAQGNPLAAGLIAFGVGWLVSSLLPASQREQQLAQQAETALRENKDALLQPAKEAAQEMGEQLKPAAQHAMEEVKSTAQDATETVKQEGQSAAQDVQGQAQQSKDSVQGQAQQSKQSVQSQSGS from the coding sequence ATGACCAGCAGTGACCCGGACGTCATCCGGCGGCAGATCGAGGACACCCGGCGCGAGCTCAGCTACGACGTCGATGCCCTCAACGAGAAGGTCAACCCGTCCCGCGTCATGGACCGTCGGGTGACCGCGGCCAAGGGCCGCGTCAGCAGCCTCCGGGACAAGGTGATGGGTACCGCCCACGACACCACCTCGGCGGCGCACGGCAAGGCGTCCAACGCGGCCGGAACCGTGCAGGACACGGCCTCGAACGCGGCCGGAACCGTGCAGGACGCGGCCTCGAACGCGGCAGGCAGCGTGCAGCACGCCGCCTCCTCCGCGGTCGGTGCGGTGCAGCAGGCGCCGGAGACGATCACCCGCCAGGCCCAGGGCAACCCCTTGGCCGCCGGCCTGATCGCCTTCGGTGTGGGGTGGCTGGTGTCCAGCCTGCTGCCCGCCTCGCAGAGGGAGCAGCAGCTGGCCCAGCAGGCCGAGACCGCGCTGCGCGAGAACAAGGACGCGCTGCTCCAGCCGGCCAAGGAAGCCGCGCAGGAGATGGGCGAGCAGCTCAAGCCGGCGGCGCAGCACGCGATGGAGGAGGTCAAGTCCACCGCTCAGGACGCGACCGAGACCGTCAAGCAGGAGGGCCAGTCCGCGGCTCAGGACGTGCAGGGTCAGGCCCAGCAGTCCAAGGACTCGGTCCAGGGCCAGGCCCAGCAGTCCAAGCAGTCGGTGCAGAGCCAGTCCGGCTCCTGA
- a CDS encoding phage holin family protein has protein sequence MSTPYSGATPAGATPAGATPAGATPHGYADPTPQNYAADYSEGQNYSGGMGTPTTDAGHPDVEGVSVGALIGEVAKDMSTLMRQELELAKVELKVEAKKAGTGAGLFGAAGFAAYMTILFLSIALWWALSHLVGHSWSALIVAVLWGIVAAVAGLMGKKKFDQVNPKPERTVETLSQVPGAMKPN, from the coding sequence ATGAGCACCCCCTACTCCGGGGCCACCCCTGCCGGGGCCACCCCCGCCGGCGCCACCCCCGCCGGCGCCACCCCCCACGGCTACGCGGACCCGACGCCGCAGAACTACGCGGCTGACTACTCCGAGGGTCAGAACTACAGCGGCGGCATGGGCACCCCAACGACCGACGCGGGACACCCCGATGTCGAGGGCGTCTCCGTCGGTGCCCTGATCGGCGAGGTCGCCAAGGACATGTCCACCCTGATGCGGCAGGAGCTCGAGCTCGCCAAGGTGGAGCTCAAGGTCGAGGCGAAGAAGGCGGGGACGGGTGCCGGACTCTTCGGCGCCGCCGGTTTCGCCGCCTACATGACGATCCTCTTCCTGTCCATCGCACTGTGGTGGGCGCTGTCCCACCTGGTGGGCCACAGCTGGTCCGCGCTGATCGTCGCGGTCCTCTGGGGCATCGTCGCTGCGGTGGCGGGTCTGATGGGCAAGAAGAAGTTCGACCAGGTGAATCCGAAGCCCGAGCGCACCGTCGAGACCCTGTCGCAGGTTCCCGGCGCCATGAAGCCCAACTGA